The Acidobacteriota bacterium genome contains a region encoding:
- a CDS encoding 3-isopropylmalate dehydratase large subunit, whose amino-acid sequence MGMTISEKILAKKSGQETVKPGDFVMCKLDLVMATDVTAPLAIKVFHRMGAEKPFDSGRIIFINDHFVPAKDIKSAELSQEMRDFAKKHHLRYYYEVGRGGICHALMPEEGLILPGMILIGADSHTCTAGALGAFATGVGSTDLAAGMALGETWFKVPESIKIVFHGKKPDYISGKDMILTVIGELGVEGAMYMALEFSGDAVRSLPMADRFSICNMAIEAGAKTGIIEPDEITLRYLGLESASEVQSGSERRKLPFLKSDNDARYARTLTFKVDRMEPLVAYPFLPSNVAKASNFKDIRLDQVFIGSCTNGWLDDLRTAAAILKGKRIHEGVRLIITPSTARTFKEAVAEGLISIFLEAGAAVTTPTCGPCLGGHMGVLAKGEVCLATTNRNFKGRMGDLESKVYLSGTAVAAASAITGRITDPRELI is encoded by the coding sequence ATGGGAATGACGATTTCTGAAAAGATCCTTGCAAAAAAGAGCGGACAGGAAACGGTAAAGCCGGGTGATTTCGTCATGTGCAAGCTGGACCTTGTCATGGCTACCGACGTAACGGCACCGCTTGCCATTAAGGTATTTCATAGGATGGGCGCAGAAAAGCCGTTCGATTCCGGGAGAATCATCTTCATCAACGACCACTTCGTCCCGGCAAAGGATATCAAATCAGCGGAGCTGTCTCAGGAGATGAGAGATTTTGCGAAGAAGCATCACCTCAGATACTACTATGAGGTAGGCAGGGGAGGGATCTGTCATGCCTTGATGCCAGAGGAAGGCCTCATCCTTCCTGGCATGATCCTCATTGGAGCGGATTCACATACATGCACCGCTGGAGCACTCGGCGCATTTGCCACGGGAGTTGGGAGCACCGATCTTGCTGCTGGTATGGCTCTGGGCGAGACATGGTTTAAGGTTCCCGAGAGCATCAAGATCGTATTCCATGGGAAAAAGCCCGATTACATCTCCGGAAAGGATATGATCTTGACCGTCATCGGGGAGCTTGGAGTGGAGGGAGCGATGTATATGGCTCTCGAGTTTTCCGGCGATGCCGTCCGCTCGCTTCCAATGGCGGATAGATTCTCAATCTGCAACATGGCTATAGAAGCAGGAGCAAAAACAGGGATCATTGAGCCAGATGAGATCACCTTGCGATATCTTGGCTTGGAGTCAGCATCTGAAGTACAGTCTGGGTCAGAAAGACGTAAACTGCCTTTTTTGAAGTCAGACAATGATGCCAGGTATGCAAGAACTTTGACCTTCAAGGTTGATAGAATGGAACCACTCGTCGCATACCCATTCCTGCCTAGCAACGTCGCTAAAGCGTCGAACTTCAAGGACATCAGGCTCGATCAGGTCTTCATCGGATCTTGTACGAACGGATGGCTCGATGATCTAAGAACTGCAGCGGCCATCCTGAAGGGAAAGAGGATTCATGAAGGCGTGAGGCTTATCATCACTCCATCAACCGCCAGGACCTTCAAAGAGGCTGTCGCGGAAGGTCTCATATCAATCTTCTTAGAAGCCGGCGCCGCGGTGACGACCCCGACCTGTGGACCTTGTCTTGGTGGACACATGGGGGTCTTGGCAAAAGGAGAAGTCTGTCTGGCGACAACCAATAGAAATTTCAAGGGAAGGATGGGAGACCTCGAAAGCAAGGTCTATCTATCCGGAACCGCTGTCGCCGCCGCCTCTGCCATAACGGGTCGTATCACAGACCCGCGAGAATTAATATGA